A stretch of Campylobacter gracilis DNA encodes these proteins:
- the typA gene encoding translational GTPase TypA produces MENIRNIAVIAHVDHGKTTIVDELLKQSGTFGNHQEVGERVMDSNDIERERGITILSKNTAIHYGGVKINIIDTPGHADFGGEVERVLKMVDGVLLLVDAQEGVMPQTKFVVKKALSLGLRPIVVVNKIDKPAADPDRVVNEIFDLFVALDANDEQLEFPVIYAAAKNGYAKYDLSDESTDMKPLFETIISHVPTPSGSDDNPLQLQVFTLDYDNYVGKIGIARIFNGTINKNQSVMLAKADGTHINGRISKLIGFNGLERTDIDTAGTGDIVAIAGFDALDVGDSIVDPNNPIPLDALHIEEPTLSVIFSVNDGPLAGTEGKFVTSNKIDERLEAEMKTNIAMRYENAGEGKFKVSGRGELQITILAENMRREGFEFCLGRPEVIIKEIDGIKCEPFEHLVIDAPDDCTGTVIEKLGRKKAEMKVMNPTGDGQTRMEFEIPARGLIGFRSQFLTDTRGEGVMNHSFLEFRPFIGAVEKRQNGALVSMENGVALGYSLWNLQDRGVLFIAPQAKVYLGMIIGEHSRPNDLDVNPIKGKNLTNVRASGSDDAIKLVPPRVLNLERALEWIEEDELVEVTPVNIRVRKRYLDPTTRRRMAKK; encoded by the coding sequence TTGGAAAATATCAGAAATATCGCGGTTATCGCGCACGTCGATCACGGAAAGACCACTATCGTAGACGAGCTTTTAAAACAGTCCGGCACCTTTGGTAATCACCAAGAAGTCGGCGAGCGCGTGATGGACAGCAACGACATAGAGCGCGAGCGCGGCATTACGATACTATCCAAAAACACCGCCATCCACTACGGCGGCGTTAAAATTAACATTATCGACACTCCGGGCCACGCCGATTTCGGCGGCGAGGTCGAGCGCGTGCTAAAGATGGTAGACGGCGTGCTTTTGCTCGTCGACGCGCAAGAAGGCGTCATGCCGCAGACGAAATTTGTCGTAAAAAAGGCGCTATCTTTAGGGCTCAGACCTATTGTAGTCGTAAATAAAATCGACAAGCCCGCAGCCGATCCGGACCGCGTGGTAAATGAAATTTTCGATCTTTTTGTAGCGCTTGACGCAAACGACGAGCAGCTTGAGTTTCCCGTCATCTACGCCGCGGCCAAAAACGGCTATGCAAAATACGATTTAAGCGATGAGAGCACCGACATGAAGCCGCTTTTTGAGACAATTATATCTCACGTCCCTACTCCTAGCGGTAGCGACGACAATCCTTTGCAGCTGCAGGTTTTCACGCTCGATTACGACAATTACGTTGGCAAGATCGGCATCGCTAGAATTTTCAATGGCACGATAAACAAAAACCAAAGCGTTATGCTAGCTAAAGCCGACGGCACGCACATTAACGGTAGAATTTCAAAACTCATCGGCTTTAACGGACTTGAGCGCACCGACATTGATACGGCGGGCACCGGCGACATTGTAGCGATTGCGGGCTTTGATGCGCTTGACGTAGGCGATAGCATCGTCGATCCCAATAATCCGATCCCGCTTGATGCGCTGCATATTGAAGAGCCGACCCTTAGCGTAATTTTCAGCGTAAATGACGGACCGCTAGCCGGCACGGAGGGTAAATTCGTAACCTCAAATAAGATCGACGAGCGCTTGGAAGCGGAGATGAAAACCAACATCGCGATGCGCTATGAAAACGCGGGCGAGGGTAAATTTAAAGTAAGCGGTCGCGGTGAGCTGCAGATCACGATTTTGGCTGAAAATATGCGCCGCGAGGGCTTTGAGTTTTGCCTCGGGCGCCCGGAAGTCATCATTAAAGAGATCGACGGCATCAAATGCGAGCCTTTCGAGCATCTAGTCATCGACGCGCCCGATGATTGCACGGGTACCGTCATCGAAAAGCTCGGTCGCAAAAAGGCCGAGATGAAGGTGATGAATCCTACCGGCGATGGACAGACGCGCATGGAGTTTGAGATCCCCGCGCGCGGTCTCATCGGCTTTCGCTCGCAGTTTTTGACCGATACTCGCGGCGAGGGCGTGATGAATCATAGCTTTTTGGAATTTCGCCCCTTCATCGGTGCGGTCGAGAAGCGACAAAACGGCGCGCTCGTGAGTATGGAAAACGGAGTGGCGCTAGGATACAGTCTGTGGAATCTGCAAGATCGCGGCGTGCTTTTTATCGCTCCGCAGGCGAAGGTCTATCTGGGCATGATCATCGGCGAGCACAGCCGCCCGAACGATCTGGACGTAAATCCGATCAAGGGTAAAAATTTAACCAACGTCCGCGCCAGCGGCAGCGATGATGCGATCAAGCTCGTGCCGCCGCGAGTATTAAATTTAGAGCGCGCGCTGGAGTGGATTGAAGAGGACGAGCTTGTGGAGGTTACGCCGGTAAATATCCGCGTGCGCAAGCGATACCTAGACCCTACGACGCGCAGACGAATGGCGAAAAAATAG
- a CDS encoding transporter substrate-binding domain-containing protein, whose product MKLLFTLILLCAGLFANTLQEIRNSGVIRVGVRDGRPPFSEISGGKFEGFEIELANAIAKAIFGAKQGEVQFVSLSAADRVSYLVNNKVDMVAATFVIDSARKNHVDFSMPYFSTNLGVLTRKADAIKDISRLRDMRLITEEGTTVDNYLKKEKFTNASYCKSTSECYAMIRDGKADGYVNLNITVLAYAVVDDTLEVPFQNFGKPDFIGIGVQKGNKELLDFINAELVKLSKEGFFKKAYQDTFEPFYRGTADKKYFLLDGIYDLL is encoded by the coding sequence ATGAAACTACTTTTTACTTTGATCTTGCTTTGTGCGGGGCTTTTTGCAAACACGCTGCAAGAGATCAGAAATAGCGGCGTCATTAGAGTCGGCGTCAGAGACGGCAGACCGCCTTTTAGCGAGATTAGTGGCGGTAAATTTGAAGGCTTTGAGATCGAGCTTGCCAATGCGATCGCAAAAGCGATTTTTGGCGCTAAACAAGGCGAAGTGCAGTTTGTCTCTCTAAGCGCCGCCGATCGCGTCTCATATCTAGTCAATAATAAAGTCGATATGGTCGCAGCTACCTTCGTCATTGATTCGGCGCGCAAAAATCATGTAGACTTCTCGATGCCGTATTTTTCGACCAATCTCGGCGTGCTAACTCGCAAAGCAGACGCCATCAAAGATATATCGCGTTTGCGCGATATGAGGCTCATAACCGAAGAGGGCACGACCGTAGATAATTACCTCAAAAAAGAGAAATTCACCAACGCAAGCTACTGCAAAAGTACAAGCGAATGCTACGCGATGATCCGTGACGGCAAAGCCGACGGATACGTCAACCTTAATATCACGGTGCTAGCCTACGCCGTCGTGGACGATACGCTCGAAGTGCCGTTTCAAAACTTCGGTAAGCCTGATTTCATCGGTATCGGTGTGCAAAAAGGAAATAAGGAGTTACTTGATTTCATCAACGCAGAGCTTGTCAAGCTAAGCAAAGAGGGCTTTTTCAAAAAGGCTTATCAGGACACCTTCGAGCCTTTTTACCGTGGTACGGCGGATAAAAAATACTTCCTGCTAGATGGAATTTATGACTTATTATAA
- a CDS encoding HAD-IB family hydrolase, producing the protein MNLVLFDFDGTITRDDSLLEFVAYVVGFKKFFRGILVLSPILAAYKLGLASNNFTRRKLLGYFFAGMSADKFDKICKKYSTTHIEDILKQSAMDKIASYKAAGDRVVIVTASLEDWLRPWCEAQGLELLGTKIRRKGGIITGEIEGQNCYGAQKVARVRAAYDVQAFDRVIAYGDSRGDREMLEFADEAHYKAFE; encoded by the coding sequence ATGAATCTTGTTTTATTCGACTTTGACGGTACGATCACGCGCGATGATTCGCTGCTCGAGTTCGTCGCCTACGTAGTCGGATTTAAGAAATTTTTTCGCGGGATTTTAGTGCTATCTCCCATTTTAGCGGCGTATAAGTTAGGTCTTGCGAGCAATAATTTTACGCGTAGAAAGCTCTTGGGCTACTTTTTTGCGGGCATGAGCGCCGATAAATTCGATAAAATTTGCAAAAAATACTCCACCACTCACATCGAAGATATCCTAAAACAAAGCGCGATGGACAAGATCGCAAGCTATAAAGCCGCGGGCGATAGGGTCGTTATCGTCACCGCCTCGCTCGAAGACTGGCTACGTCCGTGGTGCGAGGCGCAGGGCTTGGAGCTTTTAGGCACTAAAATACGACGCAAAGGCGGCATCATTACGGGCGAGATCGAGGGACAGAACTGCTACGGCGCGCAAAAGGTCGCTCGCGTGCGCGCAGCATACGACGTGCAGGCTTTCGATCGCGTCATCGCTTACGGCGACAGCAGAGGCGATCGCGAGATGCTCGAGTTTGCCGATGAGGCGCACTACAAGGCGTTTGAGTAA
- a CDS encoding HD domain-containing protein — translation MISSNLVEQIFKSASISRWNDYPKMVSLVELDKQAHKFIIAYFIASFERDVNINYVIEAGIFEFLARIVVTDIRPDVFHQIQKTKKKKINEWVLSVLESDLLPIQNGEFFERFKKYLNSKDHKKEAVILKAASYLSTRWEFNIVYQTSQFLNDIEELKSKVEEELEDYYELIGVRKIVMNKKLARIVDLSGRLRFQKRWAQTPRIPETSVLGHMLVVAILSYFFSLEVGACRSRTAYNFFCALFHDLPESLTRDIISPVKYGVKGLSDIISEYEMRLIDDKILPFVPEHMRDDFSYILGIRKESSKFIKDEFENRTFELGREPKFAEGSLKMFNEDKFRAIDGKALKYCDKLAAFFEAGISISYGVKSKELLSGYNSMLEFFKAKPKIEGVDFQSVCEDFKEHFGLNRIDL, via the coding sequence ATGATAAGCTCAAATTTAGTCGAACAAATTTTTAAATCCGCAAGCATTAGCCGTTGGAACGATTACCCAAAGATGGTAAGTCTTGTCGAGCTCGACAAGCAGGCACATAAATTTATCATCGCTTATTTTATCGCTAGCTTTGAGCGCGACGTGAATATCAACTACGTGATAGAAGCGGGGATTTTCGAGTTTTTAGCGCGCATCGTCGTGACCGATATCCGTCCGGACGTCTTTCATCAGATACAAAAAACCAAGAAAAAAAAGATCAACGAATGGGTTTTAAGTGTCTTGGAAAGCGATCTTTTGCCTATTCAAAACGGCGAGTTTTTCGAGCGATTTAAAAAATATCTAAATTCCAAGGATCATAAGAAAGAAGCCGTGATCTTAAAGGCGGCAAGCTACCTTTCTACGCGCTGGGAATTTAACATCGTCTATCAAACGAGCCAGTTTTTAAACGATATCGAGGAGCTAAAATCCAAGGTCGAGGAGGAGCTCGAGGATTATTATGAGCTAATCGGCGTGCGAAAGATCGTGATGAACAAAAAACTTGCCCGCATAGTTGATCTTAGCGGCAGACTTCGTTTTCAAAAACGCTGGGCTCAGACGCCGCGCATTCCTGAGACATCGGTGCTGGGACATATGCTGGTAGTCGCGATTTTAAGCTACTTTTTCTCGCTTGAAGTTGGTGCGTGCCGCTCGCGCACGGCATATAATTTTTTCTGCGCTCTATTTCACGATTTGCCCGAAAGCCTCACTCGCGACATCATTAGCCCCGTAAAATACGGCGTCAAGGGCCTTAGCGACATCATCAGCGAATATGAGATGCGGCTAATAGACGATAAAATTTTACCCTTTGTGCCGGAACATATGCGAGATGATTTTAGTTATATTTTGGGTATCCGTAAAGAGAGCAGTAAATTTATAAAAGACGAGTTTGAAAACCGCACCTTCGAGCTAGGCAGGGAGCCTAAATTTGCAGAAGGCAGCCTAAAGATGTTTAACGAAGATAAATTTCGCGCAATCGACGGCAAAGCGCTTAAGTATTGCGATAAACTAGCGGCGTTTTTCGAGGCGGGGATTTCGATCAGCTACGGCGTTAAAAGCAAGGAGCTGCTTAGCGGGTATAATTCGATGTTAGAGTTTTTCAAAGCCAAGCCGAAAATTGAAGGCGTCGATTTTCAGAGTGTTTGCGAGGATTTCAAAGAGCATTTCGGGCTCAATAGGATCGATTTATAA
- a CDS encoding transporter substrate-binding domain-containing protein, with protein sequence MRSLFILALFCASIFANTLDEIRQAGVIRVGVREGRPPLSESNNGKFEGFEIELASSIAKDIFGDKKGEVQFVAVTAGERIPFLKNNKVDMVIGTFMITQERKKQVDFSLPYLSVNFGIVTRKEDQVKDFAQVRDMRISIEKNPNGSMTERYLRKEKFSNLVYCKNTSECYAMMKDGRADGYANDNIIVLAYAVVDDTLEVPFKNLGAAEFLGVGVQKGNQSLLDFINADLIKLSKEGFFKKAYEDTFEPFYRGTADKKYFLLDGIYNML encoded by the coding sequence ATGAGATCACTTTTTATTTTAGCCTTATTTTGCGCTAGCATTTTTGCAAATACACTAGATGAAATCAGGCAGGCAGGGGTCATCAGAGTAGGCGTGCGAGAAGGTCGTCCGCCACTAAGCGAGTCTAATAACGGCAAGTTTGAGGGCTTTGAAATCGAGCTTGCTAGCTCAATCGCCAAAGACATTTTCGGCGATAAAAAGGGCGAAGTGCAGTTCGTAGCCGTAACCGCAGGCGAGAGAATCCCGTTTTTGAAAAATAACAAGGTCGATATGGTTATCGGCACCTTTATGATTACGCAAGAGCGTAAGAAGCAGGTGGATTTCTCGCTGCCGTATCTATCGGTAAATTTTGGCATCGTAACGCGTAAAGAGGATCAAGTGAAGGACTTCGCGCAAGTTCGCGATATGAGAATTTCGATCGAAAAAAATCCCAACGGCTCAATGACCGAGCGTTATTTGCGCAAAGAGAAATTTAGCAATTTAGTTTACTGCAAAAATACCTCCGAGTGCTACGCGATGATGAAGGACGGCAGAGCTGATGGTTATGCCAACGACAATATCATTGTCCTAGCCTACGCCGTCGTAGACGATACGCTCGAAGTGCCGTTTAAAAACCTAGGTGCGGCGGAATTCTTAGGCGTCGGCGTGCAAAAAGGCAATCAAAGCCTGCTTGATTTCATCAATGCCGATCTAATTAAGCTAAGCAAAGAGGGCTTTTTCAAAAAGGCTTATGAGGACACTTTCGAGCCGTTTTACCGCGGCACTGCGGATAAAAAATACTTCCTTTTAGACGGAATTTACAACATGCTTTAG